One Mycolicibacterium rufum genomic window, CATAGCGGTCGGCCCACTCGGCGAACACGTGGTGCGGCGCGTGACCGGCGCCCGGGCACAGATAGGTGAACCACGGCTTGTCCGGCGCGATGACCTTCGAGTCCCGGATGAACTCGATCGTCTTGTCGGCCAGGTCCTTGGACAGGTGGTAGCCCTGCTCCGGCGTCGCGGGCGGCGGGACGGGGTGGTTGTCGTACACGAGCTCGGGATACCACTGGTCGGTCTCGCCGCCCATGAATCCGTAGAACCGCTCGAATCCGCGGCCCAGCGGCCAGTGCCGTTTGGTGGCGGCAAGATTCGACTCCTCCAGCGGGGTCAGATGCCACTTGCCGACGGCGTAGGTGTTGTAGCCGTTCTCGGTGAGCACCTCCGAGAGCAGCGCGGTGTCGAACGGAATCCGCCCGTTGGAGTTGGGGAATCCGTCGGTGAACTCCTCGATGGTCGCCATACCGACGGTCGTGGCGTTGCGCCCGGTCAGCAGCGACGCCCGCGTCGGCGAGCACAGCGCCGTGGTGTGGAACTGCGAGAGCCGCACGCCCCGTTCGGCGATGCGGCTCATCGCCGGCATGCTGACCAGACCGCCGAAGCAGTCCCACGTCGCGATGCCGATGTCGTCCCACACCAGATAGAGCACATTGGGCGCGTCGGGCTGGGCCACCGGCGCCGCGTACGGGCCCCAGTCCGGTTCGGAATCCCGGATGTCGAGCTCGATCCTGCCGTTGAACTCCGTGGTCATAGCGCCGGACAGTACACCCCGCGAACCGTCCGGACACGCAAAAACCCCCGCCGCCTGATGGCGTGCGGGGGTCGTCGCGATCTGATCGAAGGCGCTACTTGGCCTTCTCGAGCACCTCGACGAGGCGCCAGCGCTTGGTGGCCGACAGCGGGCGGGTCTCCATCAGCGAAACGCGGTCGCCGACACCGGCCTCGGAGTTCTCGTCGTGCGCCTTGACCTTCGTGGTGGTCCGGATGATCTTGCCGTACAACGGATGCGACTTGCGGGACTCGAGCTCGACGACGATCGTCTTCTGCATCTTGTCCGACACGACGTAACCGATGGCCGTCTTGCGACGACCGCGCGGCTTCTCCGCACGCGGCGTGTGCTTCTCGCCGCTCGTCGCGGCCTGGGTATCTGCCATCAGGACTC contains:
- the rpsQ gene encoding 30S ribosomal protein S17, translating into MADTQAATSGEKHTPRAEKPRGRRKTAIGYVVSDKMQKTIVVELESRKSHPLYGKIIRTTTKVKAHDENSEAGVGDRVSLMETRPLSATKRWRLVEVLEKAK